In Acidisarcina sp., a single window of DNA contains:
- a CDS encoding amino acid permease, producing the protein MTTSSPPLPAGADAPGTPHFVQGLGLFSATAIVVGSMIGSGIFIVPADIARGVDSPALFIAAWIVTAVMTIIGALSYGELAAMMPRAGGQYVYLREALGPMWGFLYGWTLFLVIQTGTIAAVAVAFGKFLGIFFPSVSATNWIWHIGHVPAWHVGPMVLGNMDLGLNTANLAAIVIVLLLAGVNIFGVRTGALVQNIFTTTKTAALLGLLVFGFLLGRNPAAIAANFGVGWHAFWHNASLATLHPVQVGIGGPTAMVGFFTILAVVQVGSLFSADAWNNVTFTAGEVLNPRRNLPLSLGLGTGIVLLIYILANFVYLCVLPLHGDPAGASNFARGIQYASQDRVGTAVLEQIFHSSGAYLMAAAILISTFGCANGMTMAGARVYYAMSRDGLFFQAAGRLHPRYKTPVASLIAQAVWTSLLCLSGSYGQLLDYTIFAALLFYILTIGSLFMLRIRKPLAPRPYRAIGYPVLPAAYLGMAVWICVVLLRYKPQYTWPGLILVVLGIPVFIFWSRKGRRSGLPHETAL; encoded by the coding sequence GTGACGACCAGCAGCCCACCACTACCCGCCGGTGCAGATGCTCCCGGCACTCCACATTTTGTTCAGGGCCTCGGCCTGTTCAGCGCCACCGCGATTGTCGTGGGTTCGATGATCGGTTCGGGCATCTTCATTGTCCCGGCGGACATAGCACGAGGCGTCGATTCCCCTGCGCTGTTCATTGCGGCCTGGATCGTGACGGCTGTCATGACGATCATCGGCGCGCTCAGCTATGGGGAACTTGCTGCGATGATGCCCCGGGCCGGCGGACAGTATGTTTACCTGCGTGAAGCTTTGGGGCCGATGTGGGGCTTCCTCTACGGATGGACGCTCTTTCTGGTCATTCAGACCGGCACCATCGCCGCCGTGGCTGTCGCCTTTGGAAAGTTTCTGGGAATCTTCTTTCCCTCCGTCTCCGCCACAAACTGGATCTGGCATATCGGTCACGTTCCGGCCTGGCACGTCGGACCGATGGTGTTAGGCAACATGGACCTCGGTCTGAATACGGCGAATCTTGCGGCCATTGTGATCGTGCTGCTGCTTGCCGGGGTCAATATCTTCGGCGTCAGGACAGGCGCGCTGGTGCAGAACATCTTCACCACGACGAAGACCGCGGCACTGCTGGGTCTGCTCGTCTTCGGTTTTCTGCTGGGCCGCAACCCGGCGGCGATTGCGGCGAACTTCGGCGTGGGCTGGCATGCCTTCTGGCACAATGCATCGCTGGCCACTTTGCATCCGGTGCAGGTGGGCATCGGCGGTCCCACCGCCATGGTGGGCTTTTTCACCATTCTTGCCGTGGTGCAGGTGGGTTCGCTCTTCTCTGCGGATGCGTGGAACAACGTGACCTTTACCGCGGGCGAAGTCTTGAACCCCAGGCGCAATCTGCCACTCTCGCTTGGGCTGGGCACCGGGATCGTTCTGCTGATTTATATCCTGGCGAACTTCGTGTATCTCTGTGTGCTGCCGCTGCACGGGGATCCGGCGGGGGCCTCGAATTTTGCGCGGGGCATCCAGTACGCATCGCAGGACCGCGTGGGCACCGCTGTGCTGGAGCAGATCTTTCACTCCAGCGGGGCGTACTTGATGGCCGCTGCGATTTTGATTTCGACCTTCGGTTGCGCCAATGGAATGACGATGGCAGGCGCCCGCGTCTACTACGCGATGAGCCGCGACGGACTCTTTTTCCAGGCCGCGGGCAGACTGCATCCCCGGTACAAAACGCCGGTGGCATCCCTGATCGCGCAGGCCGTGTGGACCAGCCTGCTGTGCCTCTCCGGCTCCTATGGCCAGTTGCTCGATTACACGATCTTCGCTGCGCTGTTGTTTTACATCCTTACCATTGGCAGCCTGTTTATGCTGCGAATCCGCAAGCCGCTGGCGCCGCGTCCCTATCGCGCCATCGGGTATCCGGTGCTGCCTGCGGCATACCTGGGTATGGCCGTGTGGATCTGTGTCGTATTATTGCGTTATAAACCTCAATACACTTGGCCGGGGCTGATTCTCGTTGTACTCGGTATCCCGGTCTTCATTTTTTGGTCCCGTAAGGGCCGGCGTTCTGGACTGCCGCACGAAACAGCACTATAA
- the thiE gene encoding thiamine phosphate synthase — protein sequence MAYTISPLYPILDASLLPLEDRSGFVTRLAGELLDAGVSLLQYRNKTGSDREVLEDVAMLRHLLPAGRCVLILNDRPDLAVLGGFDGVHVGQQDLSPDAARGIVGKGRVVGVSTHNAEQLRMAAEAPVDYIAIGPIFPTASKQNPDPVVGLEGIRLARSLTSRPLVAIGGITLENCSQVKEAGADSIAVISSLFQSPSGESPAKVARDFLARFR from the coding sequence ATGGCATACACGATTTCTCCTCTTTACCCCATCCTCGATGCCAGTTTGTTGCCGCTTGAGGATCGCAGCGGTTTTGTCACCCGGCTGGCCGGCGAACTGCTGGATGCGGGCGTCAGCCTGCTGCAGTACAGGAACAAGACCGGCAGCGATCGCGAGGTGCTCGAAGACGTGGCTATGCTTCGCCACCTGCTGCCCGCGGGGCGCTGTGTACTCATCCTGAACGATCGACCGGATCTGGCTGTGCTTGGCGGATTTGACGGCGTCCATGTCGGCCAGCAGGATCTTTCTCCAGACGCTGCCCGGGGCATTGTCGGCAAGGGAAGGGTGGTTGGCGTTTCCACGCATAATGCCGAGCAACTGCGAATGGCCGCAGAGGCGCCAGTGGACTATATCGCCATTGGCCCGATCTTCCCAACTGCCTCCAAACAAAACCCCGATCCGGTTGTCGGTCTGGAAGGGATTCGCCTGGCGCGTTCGCTCACCTCAAGGCCGCTGGTCGCGATCGGCGGAATCACTCTCGAGAATTGCAGCCAGGTCAAAGAGGCCGGGGCGGATTCCATTGCGGTGATCTCCAGCCTCTTCCAAAGCCCGTCAGGGGAGTCTCCCGCGAAAGTCGCTAGAGACTTTCTTGCGCGTTTCCGGTAG
- a CDS encoding M28 family metallopeptidase produces the protein MSIRPILPALSWMLFCPAVLLGQNSAPLASSPTHVFGYRNFSAQAKIDQDFLKVPDAKLAGEHLKTLTSTPHIASSKEDYATAEYVASKFKAAGLETSIVPYRVWMNMPGEIRVEATDSDGKLLMQGPIREHVTADPFQDDSRVLTAFNGSSASGDITAEAVYANYGRPEDFKRLEAMHVDVKGKIVLVRYGNNFRGVKVFLAQQYGAAGVILYSDPADDGYFRGDKYPNGPYRPDTAVQRGSVQFMFEYPGDPTTPGIASVVDLPDTKRIAPESSTSLPRIPATPLSYHDAAPILEHLGGQAVPHEWQGALPFAYHVGPGKVKVHMLVKQNYAFRTIWNVIGRINGTDFPDEWVVAGNHRDAWVYGAVDPNSGTAAMLESVHGVGELLRQGWKPKRTILFASWDAEEEGLVGSTEWAEEHEKDLEHAVAYFNTDVGVSGPEFSSSAVPSLKQFVREVTREVPSPKGGSVYDVWKQTEQANEIKHGQDIGMRSAANSSHSDAPVGDLGSGSDFTPFFQHVGVPSIDIGSEGPYGVYHSVFDNYAWFVKNADPTFVYEQEMARVFGLEILHMADSDVLPYDYVTYASEIDSYLDAAKRRASDSGLKALDFAPATTAARRFATAAAAVKERQLSGTGDLTALNAALRATEGALLAPEGLPHRPWFRHTIYAPGEFTGYSAVVIPGVNEAIDAQDAERAQTQIATLSAALNRAAATLEAAK, from the coding sequence TTGTCGATTCGTCCAATTCTGCCTGCTCTTTCCTGGATGCTATTTTGCCCTGCGGTTCTGCTCGGCCAGAACTCTGCTCCCCTCGCATCTTCCCCAACTCATGTGTTCGGCTATCGAAACTTCAGCGCACAGGCGAAGATCGATCAGGACTTTCTGAAGGTTCCGGACGCAAAGCTTGCCGGAGAACACCTTAAGACGCTGACGAGTACACCTCACATTGCTTCCTCCAAAGAGGACTACGCCACAGCGGAGTACGTTGCGTCCAAGTTCAAGGCTGCGGGGCTGGAAACAAGCATCGTCCCTTATCGCGTGTGGATGAACATGCCCGGCGAAATCCGCGTGGAAGCAACGGACAGCGATGGCAAGCTGCTCATGCAGGGGCCCATTCGCGAGCATGTGACGGCTGACCCCTTCCAGGATGATTCGCGCGTCTTAACCGCATTCAATGGCTCGTCCGCCTCCGGAGATATCACAGCGGAAGCCGTGTATGCCAACTATGGCCGTCCGGAGGACTTCAAGCGGCTGGAAGCGATGCACGTGGACGTCAAGGGCAAGATCGTCCTTGTTCGTTATGGAAACAATTTCCGTGGCGTCAAAGTATTTCTGGCGCAGCAGTATGGAGCCGCAGGCGTCATCCTCTATTCGGACCCCGCCGATGATGGCTATTTCCGCGGCGACAAGTATCCCAATGGCCCGTACCGACCCGATACCGCGGTGCAGCGCGGCTCCGTGCAATTCATGTTTGAGTATCCCGGCGACCCCACAACTCCCGGCATCGCCTCGGTCGTCGATCTGCCCGACACGAAACGCATCGCACCGGAGAGTTCCACAAGCCTGCCCAGGATTCCTGCAACACCCCTCTCCTACCACGACGCGGCTCCGATCCTTGAGCATCTCGGTGGACAGGCCGTTCCGCATGAGTGGCAAGGCGCTCTTCCCTTCGCGTACCACGTTGGCCCCGGCAAGGTGAAGGTTCACATGCTGGTGAAGCAGAACTATGCCTTCCGAACCATCTGGAACGTGATAGGGAGAATCAATGGCACCGACTTCCCCGATGAATGGGTCGTCGCAGGCAACCATCGCGATGCCTGGGTCTACGGTGCGGTCGATCCCAACAGCGGCACAGCAGCCATGCTGGAATCGGTCCATGGAGTGGGTGAACTGCTCAGGCAGGGTTGGAAGCCGAAGAGGACGATCCTCTTTGCCAGCTGGGATGCGGAGGAAGAGGGGCTCGTCGGCTCCACAGAATGGGCCGAAGAGCATGAGAAGGATCTGGAGCACGCGGTAGCCTACTTCAATACCGATGTGGGCGTTTCCGGGCCGGAGTTCTCCTCCTCCGCCGTTCCTTCCTTGAAGCAGTTTGTACGCGAGGTGACGAGAGAAGTGCCCAGCCCCAAGGGGGGCAGCGTATACGACGTGTGGAAGCAGACCGAGCAGGCCAACGAGATCAAACATGGGCAGGATATCGGTATGCGCTCCGCGGCGAACAGCTCCCATAGCGACGCGCCGGTGGGAGATCTTGGCAGCGGATCGGACTTCACGCCTTTCTTCCAACATGTGGGAGTTCCCTCCATCGACATCGGTTCGGAAGGCCCCTACGGCGTCTACCACTCCGTATTCGATAACTATGCATGGTTTGTAAAGAACGCGGATCCAACCTTTGTCTACGAACAGGAGATGGCTCGCGTATTCGGCCTTGAGATCCTCCACATGGCCGATTCCGACGTTCTCCCCTATGACTATGTGACCTATGCCAGCGAGATTGATTCCTACCTGGATGCCGCAAAGCGACGCGCCAGCGATAGCGGCCTGAAGGCCTTGGACTTTGCCCCGGCAACCACGGCTGCGCGGCGCTTTGCCACGGCGGCAGCAGCGGTAAAGGAGAGGCAGTTGTCCGGCACTGGTGATCTGACGGCGCTGAACGCGGCACTGCGGGCAACCGAGGGTGCTCTGCTGGCGCCGGAGGGGCTTCCCCACCGCCCGTGGTTCCGCCACACGATCTATGCGCCGGGAGAGTTCACGGGCTATTCCGCTGTGGTGATTCCCGGCGTCAACGAGGCCATCGATGCACAGGATGCAGAGCGTGCACAGACGCAGATCGCCACTTTAAGTGCTGCGCTGAACCGCGCCGCGGCTACCTTGGAAGCTGCGAAGTAA
- the accC gene encoding acetyl-CoA carboxylase biotin carboxylase subunit: MFRKVLVANRGEIALRVICACKELGIRTVAVYSEADRNSLHVRFADEAICIGPARASDSYLNVPAVISAAEIADVDAIHPGYGLLSENANFAEVCRASNIKFIGPPPEVTRLMGEKDKARQAMKRAKVPILPGSDGIIQSEGEAMEWARTVGYPVILKAAAGGGGRGMRIVRSKEELPGLFQAAHTEAANAFGNGDLYMEKFIEQPRHIEFQVLADEHGNVLSLGERECSIQRRHQKLIEEAPSLQVTPKLREEIGKTLRRSLSNIGYQNAGTVEFLMDEEGSLHFIEMNTRIQVEHPVTEFITGIDLVKAQLRIAAGEKLSSIIPDPIVMRGHSIECRINAEHPEKFTPSAGKITAYNVPGGNGVRVDTAQYAEGVVPPYYDSLIAKLITYGKDRPEAMARMSRALEMFVVEGIHTSIPLHRRILQDEDFKAGRFDTKFMERFFEREKERNQAAAGK, from the coding sequence ATGTTTCGGAAAGTTCTCGTCGCCAATCGTGGCGAAATCGCGCTTCGTGTCATCTGTGCCTGCAAAGAGCTGGGCATTCGCACGGTCGCCGTCTACAGTGAGGCGGACCGGAACTCCCTGCACGTTCGCTTTGCGGATGAGGCAATCTGCATCGGCCCGGCGCGCGCGTCGGACAGCTATCTGAATGTCCCCGCAGTGATCAGCGCGGCGGAGATCGCCGACGTGGACGCCATCCATCCTGGCTATGGCTTGCTGAGCGAAAACGCAAACTTCGCCGAAGTCTGCCGTGCGTCGAACATCAAGTTCATCGGCCCGCCCCCGGAAGTGACCCGCCTGATGGGAGAGAAGGACAAGGCGCGGCAGGCGATGAAGCGCGCCAAGGTTCCAATCCTGCCCGGTTCGGACGGCATTATCCAGTCCGAGGGCGAGGCGATGGAGTGGGCGCGGACGGTGGGGTATCCCGTCATCCTGAAAGCCGCAGCAGGCGGCGGTGGCCGTGGTATGCGCATCGTTCGCTCCAAGGAAGAGCTGCCGGGGCTGTTTCAGGCTGCCCATACCGAAGCTGCGAATGCCTTCGGAAACGGCGACCTCTACATGGAGAAGTTCATCGAGCAGCCGCGCCACATTGAGTTCCAGGTGCTGGCCGATGAGCACGGCAATGTGTTGTCGCTTGGGGAACGCGAGTGCTCGATCCAGCGCCGTCACCAGAAGCTGATCGAAGAAGCGCCGTCGCTGCAGGTTACTCCCAAGCTGCGCGAAGAGATCGGAAAGACGCTGCGTCGCAGCCTCTCCAACATTGGCTATCAGAACGCCGGAACGGTCGAGTTCCTGATGGATGAAGAGGGGAGTCTCCACTTCATCGAAATGAACACCCGCATCCAGGTGGAGCATCCGGTCACGGAATTCATCACGGGAATTGACCTGGTGAAGGCCCAGTTGCGCATTGCCGCGGGCGAAAAGCTGAGCAGCATTATTCCTGATCCCATTGTCATGCGCGGGCACTCCATCGAGTGCCGCATCAATGCAGAGCACCCTGAGAAGTTCACTCCCTCAGCAGGCAAGATCACGGCATACAACGTTCCCGGGGGGAATGGGGTCCGTGTGGATACGGCGCAGTACGCGGAAGGCGTTGTGCCTCCCTACTACGACTCGCTGATTGCCAAGCTCATTACCTATGGCAAGGATCGGCCAGAGGCCATGGCCCGCATGTCGCGCGCTCTCGAGATGTTCGTCGTGGAGGGAATTCACACATCCATTCCGCTGCATCGTCGTATTCTTCAAGATGAGGACTTCAAAGCAGGCCGCTTCGACACGAAGTTCATGGAGCGCTTTTTCGAACGTGAGAAGGAGCGCAACCAGGCCGCTGCCGGGAAATAG
- a CDS encoding chloride channel protein, whose protein sequence is MEKFQPGQLALALREKLYGLLARLVPTERAQLLFLTILSGVLCGLAAVGFHVGIEKADHLMMGRALAAAGHRWIFWGIITPALGGLVSGLALYYLVPGAAGSGIPQVKAAYALHGGRVPLRDAVGKFFLGILQIGSGGSLGREGPTVQICAGISSLLARVFSLSIKNQRRMTAVGVAAGIAAAFNAPIAAVTFTLEEIIGDLDQTMLSGVIVAAAIAAAVERAVLGKHPVFALRHVDPLVPAKSLLFYVVLGFAAALISVIFTDSLLGLRAAFKRLNTVPKWAHPALGGAATGALAVLAFFWLRQGGIAGGGYETLSFALNGTLTVKVLLVLCVLKVAATIFSYSSGGAGGIFAPALFIGGMLGGAVGYLDVAAFHHPAGALGAFALVGMGAVFAGIVRAPMTSVLIIFEMTGAYELILPLMISNMIAYTLARRWRGVAIYEALLLQDGVQLPHEHPRNVDTDEGEALP, encoded by the coding sequence ATGGAGAAGTTTCAACCTGGCCAGCTTGCACTCGCTCTGCGCGAAAAGTTGTATGGTCTGCTTGCCAGGCTAGTTCCAACGGAACGGGCACAACTCCTTTTCCTCACGATACTGAGCGGCGTTCTTTGCGGCCTGGCTGCGGTTGGCTTCCACGTCGGAATCGAAAAGGCCGATCATCTGATGATGGGGCGCGCTCTCGCTGCTGCGGGGCATCGCTGGATCTTCTGGGGAATCATCACGCCTGCACTTGGAGGCCTGGTTTCCGGACTGGCGCTCTACTATCTGGTTCCCGGTGCTGCCGGAAGCGGTATACCCCAGGTGAAGGCAGCCTACGCCCTGCACGGTGGCCGTGTTCCGCTGCGCGACGCGGTGGGTAAGTTCTTTCTGGGAATCCTGCAGATCGGTAGTGGCGGCTCTCTCGGCAGAGAAGGACCTACGGTCCAGATCTGCGCAGGCATCTCCAGCCTGCTGGCGCGCGTATTCTCCTTGTCGATCAAGAACCAGCGGAGGATGACTGCCGTCGGTGTGGCGGCTGGCATAGCGGCTGCCTTTAATGCGCCGATCGCTGCCGTCACCTTCACGCTGGAAGAGATCATCGGAGACCTTGACCAGACGATGCTCTCCGGGGTGATCGTCGCTGCGGCCATCGCTGCTGCGGTCGAACGCGCCGTCCTTGGCAAGCATCCGGTCTTTGCGCTCCGGCACGTGGACCCGTTGGTTCCGGCCAAATCCTTGCTCTTTTACGTCGTCCTGGGATTTGCCGCCGCTCTGATTTCGGTGATTTTTACGGATTCGCTGCTGGGGCTTCGAGCGGCTTTCAAGCGCCTGAACACCGTGCCGAAATGGGCTCATCCAGCGCTGGGTGGAGCAGCGACCGGCGCGCTCGCTGTGCTGGCGTTTTTCTGGCTCCGGCAGGGTGGGATTGCCGGGGGCGGATATGAAACCCTTTCTTTCGCTCTGAACGGGACACTGACCGTGAAGGTTCTGCTGGTTCTGTGCGTGCTGAAGGTCGCGGCGACGATTTTTTCCTACTCCAGCGGCGGAGCCGGAGGTATCTTTGCCCCGGCATTATTCATTGGCGGAATGCTGGGCGGAGCCGTGGGCTATCTGGACGTCGCGGCCTTTCATCATCCCGCCGGAGCTCTTGGCGCATTCGCCCTGGTGGGAATGGGAGCTGTATTTGCGGGGATTGTCCGCGCCCCCATGACGTCTGTCCTGATCATCTTTGAGATGACGGGTGCTTACGAACTGATTCTGCCCTTGATGATCTCCAACATGATCGCCTACACGCTTGCACGTCGCTGGCGTGGAGTCGCGATCTACGAAGCACTTCTGCTGCAGGACGGGGTTCAGCTCCCTCACGAGCATCCGCGAAACGTCGATACGGACGAGGGAGAAGCATTACCGTAG
- a CDS encoding helix-turn-helix domain-containing protein has translation MRPSAVKIAEVREVMDIRQASDYLGISSDTLYKYASEGFIPAFKLGNRWRFKKSRLDDWMDQQSSASLAPHDLKETARPRQKKPVRAAGR, from the coding sequence ATGAGACCGTCAGCCGTGAAGATCGCAGAAGTACGTGAGGTCATGGACATTCGCCAGGCATCGGACTACCTCGGCATCAGCTCCGATACGCTTTACAAGTACGCCTCGGAAGGATTCATTCCCGCCTTCAAACTGGGGAATCGCTGGCGCTTCAAGAAGTCCCGCCTCGATGACTGGATGGATCAGCAATCTTCCGCATCGCTGGCTCCGCACGACCTGAAGGAGACCGCCCGCCCGCGGCAAAAGAAACCAGTGCGGGCCGCGGGGCGCTAG
- a CDS encoding amino acid permease, giving the protein MPNLFATKPLSLLTQEANEEGEHTLRRSLSSLNLITLGIGAIIGAGIFVLTGQAAAKYAGPAVALSFVLAGFVCAFAGLCYAEFASIIPIAGSAYTYGYATLGEFVAWIIGWDLVLEYAFGAATVASGWSGYLVSLLEQLNIHLPPQFTTTYGNVMVKFNDRWTPLNTLPAGINTAALPHATGLFNLVAFLAILTITAILVIGIKESANLNSTIVIVKLGIVAIFLYLGIAYLLHHHELVQANWHPFIPPAEGPKHFGLGGIAAGAASVFFAYIGFDAVSTAAQEAKNPQRDMPIGILGSLVVCTILYIMVSLVLTGLVNFRQLNVADPVALGIDVTGVKWGSLLVKIGAVFGLGTVMLVMLLGQSRVFFSMSRDGLLPQWASAIHPKFRTPWISNIIVGTIVAFLPAVLPIDKLSQLVNIGTLLAFTIVCAGVWILRVRQPDLKRPFKTPFVPLVPICGMLSAFYLMVKLPLLTWAVLIIWLLIGLLIYFGYSVRHSKVQKLPSAMTTGRADS; this is encoded by the coding sequence ATGCCTAATTTGTTTGCTACCAAACCCCTCTCGCTCCTGACTCAGGAAGCGAATGAAGAAGGGGAGCACACCCTCAGGCGATCTCTCAGCTCGTTAAACCTGATCACACTCGGCATTGGGGCAATTATCGGAGCGGGTATCTTTGTCCTTACCGGACAGGCTGCCGCGAAGTACGCCGGACCGGCAGTTGCGCTTAGTTTTGTGCTGGCCGGCTTCGTCTGCGCATTCGCCGGCCTTTGCTATGCGGAGTTTGCTTCGATTATTCCAATAGCCGGTTCAGCCTACACCTATGGCTACGCGACGCTGGGCGAGTTCGTCGCATGGATCATCGGCTGGGACCTGGTGCTGGAATACGCATTTGGAGCGGCCACGGTGGCATCCGGCTGGTCTGGCTATCTGGTGAGCCTGCTGGAGCAGCTCAATATTCACCTGCCGCCGCAATTCACCACCACCTACGGCAATGTGATGGTGAAGTTTAACGACAGGTGGACTCCACTTAATACGCTTCCCGCCGGGATCAATACCGCTGCGTTGCCGCATGCGACGGGATTGTTCAACCTGGTCGCCTTTCTGGCGATCCTGACGATCACAGCGATTCTGGTGATCGGTATCAAGGAATCAGCAAATCTGAACTCTACCATCGTGATTGTGAAGCTGGGAATCGTAGCCATCTTTCTTTACCTGGGAATTGCCTACCTCCTGCACCATCACGAACTGGTCCAGGCGAACTGGCATCCCTTCATTCCGCCAGCGGAAGGGCCAAAACACTTTGGACTGGGTGGCATAGCCGCCGGAGCCGCATCGGTATTTTTCGCATACATCGGCTTCGACGCTGTCTCCACCGCCGCGCAGGAGGCGAAGAATCCGCAGCGGGATATGCCCATCGGCATCCTGGGATCGCTGGTTGTCTGCACGATCCTATACATCATGGTTTCTCTGGTGTTGACTGGCCTGGTGAACTTCCGGCAGCTGAACGTTGCCGATCCGGTTGCGCTCGGAATCGACGTCACCGGTGTGAAGTGGGGCAGTCTGCTGGTGAAGATCGGAGCCGTCTTTGGCCTGGGCACCGTGATGCTCGTCATGCTGCTGGGGCAGTCGCGCGTCTTTTTCTCGATGTCGCGCGATGGGCTGCTGCCGCAGTGGGCGAGTGCAATCCATCCGAAGTTCCGCACACCGTGGATTTCGAATATTATCGTCGGGACCATTGTGGCTTTTCTGCCCGCAGTCCTGCCGATCGACAAGCTCAGCCAGTTGGTCAACATTGGTACTCTGCTGGCCTTTACCATTGTGTGTGCCGGGGTATGGATCCTGCGGGTTCGCCAGCCTGATCTCAAGCGGCCATTCAAGACGCCGTTTGTGCCACTGGTGCCCATTTGCGGGATGCTCAGCGCGTTTTACCTGATGGTCAAGCTGCCGTTGCTAACCTGGGCCGTTCTGATCATCTGGCTCTTGATCGGGCTGCTGATTTACTTCGGGTATAGCGTGCGACACAGTAAGGTGCAGAAGCTCCCCTCGGCGATGACAACGGGACGGGCGGATAGCTAG
- the accB gene encoding acetyl-CoA carboxylase biotin carboxyl carrier protein gives MNPEDMKELKELIEFLKDNQIGEFDLDRGDLKVRIKFAQETTSAADLAGLSRLLNAAQGAAPIVQPVVAAAQSSAIAAPQAEVAAAAPVDENAGLHIVKSPIVGTFYESPSPGAQAFVKAGDQVENGQVLCIVEAMKLMNEIESDAAGEIVKRLVANGQPVEYGQPLFALRLR, from the coding sequence ATGAATCCTGAAGATATGAAAGAACTCAAGGAGCTCATCGAGTTCCTGAAAGACAATCAGATCGGCGAATTCGATCTGGATCGCGGCGATCTGAAGGTGCGTATCAAGTTTGCCCAGGAGACTACCTCCGCGGCGGATCTGGCGGGGCTATCGCGGCTGCTGAATGCGGCGCAGGGAGCCGCCCCCATCGTGCAGCCTGTAGTTGCTGCAGCGCAGTCGTCGGCAATTGCTGCACCTCAGGCGGAAGTGGCGGCCGCGGCTCCGGTAGACGAGAATGCGGGCCTTCACATCGTGAAGTCGCCGATTGTCGGCACCTTCTACGAATCCCCCTCTCCGGGTGCGCAGGCTTTTGTCAAAGCTGGAGATCAGGTGGAGAACGGTCAGGTTCTCTGCATTGTGGAAGCTATGAAGTTGATGAATGAAATTGAGTCTGATGCGGCAGGCGAGATCGTAAAACGACTTGTGGCCAATGGACAACCGGTCGAGTATGGCCAACCTCTCTTCGCATTGCGGCTACGGTAA
- a CDS encoding aminopeptidase P family protein, producing MNDTKRLRTLRRRMAAAGLESLLVSHLPDVRYLCGFTGSNAALAISPGRAALFTDGRYTVQAKQETFGARVVIAEHSALREACAFLAASGVAHAAFDPSNTTVAALETMRSAIPARQRRSFFQPSPSPLVADLRMVKDSGELQRMEEAAALGCRLFEELLPKIARGTPETVIAAELEYAARRSGAEGMSFDTIVASGPRSALPHGHATSAKLPRNGFMVLDFGVILKGYCSDMTRTVFVGKAGNRERFAYDSVLEAQQAAVQAVRPGVTCGEVDEAARSVLRKAGLAQYFTHSTGHGVGMEVHEAPRVAAAQTQVLKPGMVITIEPGIYIAGEFGIRIEDMVVVTDRAGRVITPATKALIEL from the coding sequence ATGAATGACACAAAACGTCTGCGAACCCTGCGCCGTCGCATGGCTGCGGCAGGACTGGAATCCCTGCTCGTTTCCCATCTTCCGGACGTGCGTTATCTCTGTGGCTTTACGGGGTCGAACGCGGCGCTGGCGATCTCTCCCGGCCGTGCGGCGTTGTTTACCGATGGCCGCTATACGGTTCAGGCGAAGCAGGAGACCTTTGGAGCCCGAGTCGTCATCGCGGAGCACTCCGCACTGCGCGAGGCCTGCGCCTTTCTCGCTGCCAGCGGTGTTGCCCATGCCGCTTTTGACCCTTCGAATACAACCGTCGCCGCATTGGAGACGATGCGCAGCGCCATCCCGGCCAGGCAGCGCCGGAGCTTTTTCCAACCCTCCCCGTCACCGCTGGTAGCAGATCTGCGCATGGTGAAGGACAGTGGCGAGTTGCAGCGCATGGAGGAAGCAGCCGCGCTCGGTTGCAGGCTCTTTGAGGAGCTTCTGCCAAAGATTGCGAGAGGCACGCCGGAAACCGTGATTGCCGCTGAGCTGGAGTATGCGGCGCGCCGCAGCGGGGCCGAGGGAATGTCTTTCGATACCATCGTCGCTTCCGGGCCGCGCTCCGCGTTGCCGCACGGTCACGCCACGTCGGCAAAGCTGCCCCGCAACGGCTTCATGGTGCTCGACTTCGGTGTTATCCTCAAAGGTTATTGCTCGGATATGACGCGTACCGTTTTCGTGGGAAAAGCAGGGAACCGCGAGCGCTTCGCGTATGATTCTGTGCTGGAAGCACAACAGGCCGCAGTGCAGGCCGTGCGCCCAGGCGTGACCTGTGGCGAGGTGGATGAAGCCGCCCGCAGCGTGCTTCGCAAGGCGGGGCTGGCGCAGTATTTCACCCATTCGACCGGGCATGGAGTGGGTATGGAAGTTCACGAGGCACCGCGTGTGGCGGCTGCTCAAACCCAGGTCTTGAAGCCTGGAATGGTGATTACGATTGAACCCGGCATTTATATCGCCGGAGAGTTTGGCATTCGCATCGAGGATATGGTGGTCGTGACGGACCGGGCTGGCCGGGTAATAACTCCTGCGACCAAGGCGTTGATTGAACTTTGA